The sequence GTGgctttgggggctcctgagcccacACGAGGAGGTCAGTTGGGACGGAGACCCTCCAAAATGAGGTCCCCACCATGTCCTCCAGGTCCCAGTGCTCATGAGGACCCCCTGAAGCCCACGGATACTgctccgtgtccccatcccaacgTCCCCACCATGTCCTCCAGGTCCTTATGGTCATGAGGACCCCCTGAAGCCCACGGATGGTgctccgtgtccccatcccaacgTCCCCACCATGTCCTCCAGGTCCTTATGGCCATGAGGACCCCCTGAAGCCCACGGATGGTgctccgtgtccccatcccaacgTCCCCACCATGTCCTCCAGGTCCTTATGGCCATGAGGACCCCCTGAAGCCCACGGATGGTgctccgtgtccccatcccaacgTCCCCACCATGTCCTCCAGGTCCTTATGGCCATGAGGACCCCCTGAAGCCCACGGATGGTgctccgtgtccccatcccaacgTCCCCACCATGTCCTCCAGGTCCTTATGGCCATGAGGACCCCCTGAAGCCCACGGATGGTgctccgtgtccccatcccaacgTCCCCACCATGTCCTCCAGGTCCTTATGGCCATGAGGACCCCCTGAAGCCCACGGATGCTgctccgtgtccccatcccaacgTCCCCACCATGTCCTCCAGGTCCTTATGGCCATGAGGACCACCTGAAGCCCACGGATGCTgctccgtgtccccatcccaacgTCCCCACCATGTCCCATCTCTCCTTAGGAGGAGGAGAAGACCCTTCGCCACCGCCCCTCTGCGCCCCAAAGCTGAGCCTCAACGCTCCTCTTCGGAGcccaaagaagaagaagaggaggaattggggacggacggacggacgcACGGTGTCACCTCCCAAAGTGTCACCTCCGCCGTCTCCATCGCACTTTCCCACCGCTCCCACCTCGTCCCCAAAGTGGGGGGACACAAGGGgggtccccattgtccccctcctgcactgctgctctgtcccagtgtccccccgGGACCGCGCGGAGGGGACGGCGACCGCCGTTCCGTTGTCTCCATCTTTTTATGGGAATGATTAATGATGACTTAAACCAACGGCTCCTTAATTGCGTTGGGGTTTCGTTAATTAGTGTCGGTAATTAAAATTAACCCcgaggggggggagggggagggtctggaggggggaggggacagcgaggatccatggatggagggtgggaagggtctggagagggatcAGaagaggttggatccatggatggagggtgggaaggatctacagagggatcaggacagggtggatccatggatggagggcaggaagggtctgcagagggatcaggacagggtggatccatggatggagggtgggaagggtctgcagagggatcaggacagggtggatccatggatggagggcaggaagggtctgcagagggatcaggacagggtggatccatggatggagggtgggaagggtctacagagggatcaggacagggtggatccatggatggagggtgggaaggatctacagagggatcaggacagggtggatccatggatggagggcaggaagggtctacagagggatcaggacagggtggatccatgggtggagggcaggaagggtctgcagagggatcgggacagggtggatccatggatggagggcaggaagggtctacagagggatcaggacagggtggatccatggatggagggcgggaagggtctgcagagggatcaggacagggtggatccatggatggagggcaggaagggtctgcagagggatcaggacagggtggatccatggatggaggtcaagaagggtctacagagggatcaggacagggtggatccatggatggagggcaggaagggtctgcagagggatcaggacagggtggatccatggatggaggtcaagaagggtctacagagggatcaggacagggtggatccatgggtggagggtgggaagggtctggagagggatcAGaagaggttggatccatggatggagggcaggaagggtctaaagagggatgaggacagggtggatccatggatggagggtgggaaggatctacagagggatggggccaggctggatccatgggtggagggcaggaagggtctggagagggatcaggacagggtggatccatggatggagggtgggaagggtctgcagagggatcaggacagggtggatccatggatggagggcaggaaggatctacagagggatcaggacagggtggatccatgggtggagggcaggaagggtctacagagggatcaggacagggtggatccatgggtggagggcaggaagggtctgcagagggatcaggacagggtggatccatggatggagggcaggaagggtctgcagagggatcaggacagggtggatccatgggtggagggcaggaagggtctgcagagggatcaggacagggtggatccatggatggagggtgggaaggatctacagagggatgAGGCTGTGTTGCCGTGGGACCCTCAACACCACCATGGGACACTCGGCACAGCTGTGGGACACACAGGACCACTATGGGACCACCACCACCGCCCCTTCGGCCCCACCACGGCCGCGGTGTCCCCGTGCCCCGGCGCGATAAGCCGGTGGCCGCCGGTGGCCGGAGCTGTGGCCGGGGCTGGTGGGACCTGATAGCTCATGGCTCTTCCTGCGTGGggccacccatgggtgctgggaggggcCAGGAGCACCCTGGGGTGGGCAGAGGCCAccgatgtccccatcccaaGATGTCCTCATCCCCAGATATCCtcattcccagtgtccccatccccagatGTCCCCATGCCCAGTGTCCCATCCCCAATGTCCCATCCCcagatgtccccatccccaatgTCCCATCCCCAGTGTCCCATCCCCAGATATCCtcatccccagtgtccccatccccagatATCCtcatccccagtgtccccatccccagatGTCCCCATGCCCAGTGTCccatccccagtgtccccatccccaatgtcccatccccagtgtccccatccccagtgtcccatccccagtgtccccatccccagatgtccccatccccaatgtcccatccccagtgtccccatccccagtgtcccatccccagtgtccccatccccagtgtccccattccccaatgtccccatccccagtgtcccatccccagtgtccccatccccaatgtcccatccccaatgtcccatccccaatgtccccatccccaatgtcccatccccagtgtcccatccccagtgtcccatccccagtgtcccatccccaatgtccccatccccagatgtccccatccccaatgtccccatccccaatgTCCCATCCCCAATGTCCCATCCCCAGATATCCccatccccaatgtccccatctccagatgtccccatccccaatgtcccattcccagtgtcccatCCCCAGATATCCCCATCCCCAATGTCCCattccctgatgtccccatccccagtgtcccatccccagatgtctccatccccaaTGTCCTCATCCCCAGTGTCCCATCCCCAGATGTCCCATCCCCAATGTCccatccccagtgtccccatccccaatgtccccatccccaatgtccccatccccagtgtccccatccccaatgtccccatccccaatgtccccatccccagtgtcccatccccagatgtccccatccccagtgtccccatccccaatgtccccatccccaatgtccccatccccagtgtcccatccccagatgtccccatccccagatgtccccatccccagtgtccccatccccggtgtccccatccccaggtgCTCCGCAGGCTCAGTAGATGCTGGTGTCCAGGTGTCCCCACACCTGgtgatggggacactggggatggGACATCTTGGGATGGAACATCTGGGGAGGGGACATCTGGGGGTGGGACATCTGGAGATGAGGACatctggggatggggacatctggggatggggacactggggatggggacatctgGGGATGTGGGAATGGTTACATCTTGGGATGGGGACatctggggatggggacactggggatgaGGATatttggggatggggacactggggatgaGGACACTGAGGATGGGGACATCTGGGGATGGGACATCTGGGGATGAGGAcacctggggatggggacatctgGGATGGGGCCATGTGGTCACGGGGCcaccctggagctgctgccggGTGCCCTCAGCCGCCCCCACCCACCCCTGGGTGTCCCCTCCAAGACCAGAGGGACAGTGTGGGTTTGGCCACCGCCCCTTGGGGACCGTCCCCAGCAGTGCCACCTCCGGCCAAGGTCTGGAGCGGCTCTGGGTGCTCGGGGGCCCCTCGaggggtgtccccagggttgGGGACATCCGGTCCCCCTCCTGTCACCCACTTCCCAGTGGGCGTTATCAGTGGGGGACACTCGCTGGGGACAACGGTGCCACCAGAGGGACCATGTACGGCAACGTGGAGGTGCTGGGACCTGGAGAAGGTAGGGGGGCACCCAAGGGTGCCGAGTGTGCCCCAAGGGGCCTTTCAGGGTGTCACAGGGCTGGAGAGCCACCGAGGGTGGGTGGTGGCATCTAAGGAGGGTTCTTCCATCCCTGAGGGAGGGTCCTCAGGGTGGGTGGTGGCATCTAAGGAGGGTTCTTCCATCCCTGATGTCTGATGGAATGTCCTCAGGGTGGGtggtcccacctccatccctggtgCCCTGGAGATGGTGGAGACACCTATTGTCCCCACTCCTGGTGCTCCAGGTGAGGTTCTCCAGGGAGGACCTCCCACCTTGTGCTTGAGAAGACTCCTTGGGGACTCTGGAGGAGGTCCATCCTCAAGGATGGTCCTCAAGGTCCATCCGCACGTCCCCATCCGCAGCCTGCAGCGACTCGTGTCCCACGGAGGAGAACCTCTACGAACCCTTAGACCCTCCAACCACCATCCCAAGCCAGAAGAGTCCACCTGAGCCCCGCGGCACTGCATGGTCCTCTCCAACTGGACCGAAGCAGACGGTGGGGAAAGCCGGCGCCACCCGGGGCTCCATCCCCGCTCTGCCACCGTCCCCAAAGCCCTGGAGCTCCTCCCAGAAGAAGCTGGTGCTGGTGGGCACGGTGGCTTTGGGGGTCTCGGTGCTGGTGAACGTCGTGCTGCTCACCGTCGGCTCGCGGCACGGTGAGTGCTGGAGCTCCACCATGGTGGGACCAGGATGGCTCGGTTGGGGGATAGAGGTTCTCGGGGTCTCCATGGGAGGGTCAAGATGAGCCcaaccatggggacacctccaCGTGGCGGTGGGGTGACCTCTGCGTGTCCCTCCAGTTGCAGTCCTGAGGGAGGAGCTGGAAGcggagaaggagaaggagcgGCTGAATGAGGGTGCGTGAGTGTCCCCTCCGTCCTCCTTTCCCATGGGGACACCCATGGACGTGTCCCCAGTCCCCATGTGAccacctccatcctctcttCTCGTGGTGACACCCATGGACATGTCCCCactccccaatgtcccctccatcctcccttcccGTGGTGACACCCATGGCCGTGTCCCCActccccctgtgtcccctccatcctctcttccCATGGGGACACCCACGGACGTGTCCCCACTCCCCATGTGAccacctccatcctctcttCTCATGGTGACCCCCACGGACGTGTCACCAATTCCTGGCTGTCCCCAATCCCCGcgtgtcccctccatcctctcttccCGTGGTGACCCCCATGGCCGTGTCCCCAGTCCCTGggtgtcccctccatcctcccttcccGTGGTGACCCCCATGGACGTGTCCCCAATCCCTGggtgtcccctccatcctctcttccCATGGTGACACTCCATGGATGTGTCCCCAGTCCCTGGGTGTCCCCACTCCCCCTGTGAccacctccatcctctcttCTCATGGTGACCCCCATGGACGTGTCCCCAATTCCTGGGTGTCCCCAATCCCTGtgtgtcccctccatcctcctttTCCATGGTGACACCCATGGCCGTGTCCCCAGTTCCTGGCTGTCCCCActccccctgtgtcccctccatcctctcttccCATGGTGACCCCCATGGCCGTGTCCCCAATCCCCGCGcgtcccctccatcctctcttccCATGGTGACACCCATGGACGTGTCCCCActcccccaatgtccccagtCCCCATGTGAccacctccatcctctcttCTCATGGTGACACCCATGGATGTGTCCCCAATTCCTGGCTGTCCCCAATTCCTGTGTGTCCCATCCATCCTCCCTTCCCGTGGTGACACTCCATGAACGTGTCCCCAATTCCTGTGTGTCCCCAATCCCTGtgtgtcccctccatcctcctttTCCATGGTGACACCCATGGACGTGTCCCCACTCCCTGGGTGTCCCCACTCCCTGggtgtcccctccatcctctcttccCGTGGTGACACCCATGGACGTGTCCCCAGTCCCCATGTGAccacctccatcctctcttCTCATGGTGACACCCATGGACGTGTCCCCactccccaatgtcccctccatcctcccttctCATGGTGACACCCATGGACGTGTCCCCAGTCTCTGGGTGTCCCCAGTCCCTGGGTgtctcctccatcctctcttcCCATGGTGACACTCCATGGATGTGTCCCCAGTCCCTGGGTGTCCCCACTCCCCCTGTGAccacctccatcctctcttCCCATGGTGACCCCCATGGCCATGTCCCCagtccccctgtgtcccctccatcctctcttccCATGGTGACACCCATGGACGTGTCCCCActcccccaatgtccccagtCCCCATGTGAccacctccatcctctcttCTCATGGTGACACCCATGGACGTGTCCCCAATTCCTGGGTGTCCCCAATTCCTGTGTGTCCCATCCATCCTCCCTTCCCGTGGTGACACTCCATGAACGTGTCCCCAGTTCCTGGCTGTCCCCAATCCCTGggtgtcccctccatcctcccttcccttgGTGACACCCATGGACGTGTCCCCagtcccccaatgtccccactTCCCCTGTGAccacctccatcctctcttCCCATGGTGACCCCCATGGCCGTGTCCCCAGTTCCTGggtgtcccctccatcctcccttcccGTGGTGACCCCCATGGCCGTATCCCCACTCCCCGggtgtcccctccatcctcccttcccGTGGTGACCCCCATGGCCATGTCCCCAGTCCCTGggtgtcccctccatcctcccttcccGTGGTGACCCCCATGGCCGTGTCCCCAATCCCTGggtgtcccctccatcctcccttcccGTGGTGACCCCCATGGCCGTGTCCCCAACCCCGTTGTCCCCCCGtcctctcctcagcctcccGCTCCTTTCTGCTGTACAACGAGCACCACCGCAAGTGCGTGGAGGCCCAGGGGCTCCAGTTGACGGCCACCACCTGCCGCCCCAACTCCATGGCCCAACGCTTCCAGTGGTTACCGGGAGGGCGGCTGAGGAACCAACAAAGCCACCGCTGTGCCGCGGCCGCCCACGGGCAGAACCTGTCCCTCGTCCGGCTGGAGCCGTGCCGGGCGGACAACGCGCTGCAGCGGTGGGAATGCCGTGGTGGGGGACTCTTGGCCCTCGCCGGTTACGATCTCTACTTCAATTACGGCAACAACGTAAAGCAGACGGTGATGCTCTACACCGGCGACCGCGAGTGGAGCCGTTGGGTCATCCACGGCAGCAAAGCCGACGTCTGCTCCCACTCCTGTGAGTCGCGGCACCTCCGGCCTgaagaacctcatgaggttccacaaggtcATGGTCGAGGTCCTATACCCGAGTGTGACCTCAgactgttccctctcatcctattgcccACCACGGGAGAGGAGACCACCACCcacctcaccaccaccaccacccacctcaccaccaccaccaccaccatccaGGAGGCGGTTGTAgacctcttctcttctcttctcttctcttctcttctcttctcttctcttctcttctcttctcttctcttctcttctcttctcttctcttctcttctcttctcttctcttctcttctcttctctcttctcttctttcttcttctcttctcttctcttctcttctcttctcttctcttctcttctcttctcttctcttctcttctttcttctcctcttctcttctcttctcttctcttctcttctcttctcttctcttctcttctctcctcttctcttctcttctcttctcttctcttctcttctcttctcttctctcttctcctcttctcttctcttctcttctcttctcttgtcttctcttctcttctcttctcgTCTcgtctcttctcttctcttctcttctctgctctctgctcttcGTCTCTTcgcttctcttctcttctcttctcttctcttctcttctcttctcttctcttctcttctcttctcttctcttctcttctcttctcttctcttctcctctcctctcctctcctctcctctcctctcctctcctctcctctcctctcctctcctctcctctcctctcctctcctccagcgatgaggtctcccctcatcccccttttctccaggttgaaccccctcaggtccctcagcccctcctcacagccccttcctcagcttcattgtccttctCCGGATGTTCTCCATGACCTCAACGTCTTCCTTGCAATGAGGGTAGAGTTAAGCATGAACCCCATGAGGTCCAACAAGGCCGAGGTCCTCcacttgggttggggcaaccctTGGGTTCAATCCAGGATGGGGGACGATGTGGTTGGGagaagccctgaggagaaggacttggggcgctggGGGAGGAGAACCCCAAGATGAgccacccgtgtcctgggctgcatcagaggaagcgtggccagcagggagggacggatcctgcccctctgctccgctctggtggGACCAAACCTGGAACctcatgtccagttctggaatccccaatgcaagaaggagatggagctgttggaacgggttcagaggaggtCACGGAGATGATCAAGTGGTGTCTCCGGTCGTATTCCCAGTTTTTGGGGGTCTGACAACCCAAGCTGGAGGTGACCCCACCCTTTCCTCTGTCCCCGACTCCATTCCCAGGTTGTCCCCCTTGCTCCAAAGGCTGGATCTACTTCAGGAATTCCTGCTATTTCCACTCCACCATGACGAGTTCCTGGGCGGACGCTCAGCGCTTCTGCTCGGCCCTGGGCGCGCAGCTCCTGGAGGTGGACGACCCCGAGGAGAAGGTGAGGAGAAGACGGCTGCAGGCCCCGGGGAGGGTagggaggagatgaggagatgATCTTCTGGGAgctgaggaacagctgaaaCCCTCTGGAGAAGCCCATAACCCTGTCCAGAACACTACAAGAGCTTTGGGGGTcacctcagtttccccacagGTGGGACCTTCTGAGCCCACCCTAAGCTTTACCCAAATTCTCTTCTTTTGACCTCAAATTTACACTCTGGAGCCTCATCTTTGTCCAATTGATGGAGTCACGGAATCCTTtgggttagaaaagacctttaaggtcatggAGTCCAACACAACGCTGCCAACTCCAGCACCGAACcagacccctcagccccacatctccaGGGCTTTGAAACCCCACCAGGGATGGCCACTCAGCTCCTTCCTTGTGGAGCAAATTCCAGCGCTTGGGAATCCTTTGAGTGAAGggattttttcccaatatccaacaTAAACGTCCTCCCTGATGGCTCCGTTcaactccttttcctccagACCAACCCTCTCCGAGCTCCGTTCCCTTTCTccagacgtgctccagcccctcagtgccCCTCTTGGAGTGAAGGaccccaaactgaacccaggcttccatgatt comes from Cuculus canorus isolate bCucCan1 chromosome 30, bCucCan1.pri, whole genome shotgun sequence and encodes:
- the LOC128849518 gene encoding macrophage mannose receptor 1-like, with protein sequence MYGNVEVLGPGEACSDSCPTEENLYEPLDPPTTIPSQKSPPEPRGTAWSSPTGPKQTVGKAGATRGSIPALPPSPKPWSSSQKKLVLVGTVALGVSVLVNVVLLTVGSRHVAVLREELEAEKEKERLNEASRSFLLYNEHHRKCVEAQGLQLTATTCRPNSMAQRFQWLPGGRLRNQQSHRCAAAAHGQNLSLVRLEPCRADNALQRWECRGGGLLALAGYDLYFNYGNNVKQTVMLYTGDREWSRWVIHGSKADVCSHSCCPPCSKGWIYFRNSCYFHSTMTSSWADAQRFCSALGAQLLEVDDPEEKELMQSTLRGSSWLGIRDEDLEGTWKRADGTVLSRQSSWWHRNEPNGERQENCAAVRADGEWYDFPCTSELAWVCEGPP